Below is a genomic region from Desulfobacter sp..
TAAAATTGCTGGCGTCAAATACTATGTGGCAACTGACAGGCATGATTTAACAGCGGAACAAATAGCAACAATTTATAAACTCCGGTGGACCATTGAGGATTTTTTCAAATGGTGGAAAGAACATCTGAAGGTATATCATCTCATTGCCCGCAGTGAATACGGCCTTATGGTTCAGATTCTTGGCGGCCTTATCACTTACCTGTTACTGGCAATCCATTGCCAAAAACAGTTTAATGAAAAGGTCACGATCAAAAGAGTTCGGCAGCTGCGAACCGCCATTCTAAATGACCTGTTTGGCTGCGAGGAGCAGGGCTCTCATAGTTCAAACAGGGACAATATTGTCAAAGATCAAAAAATTATTGAGCAAGCAAAAACCTAACCGGACATCACTGAAAAATAATAAGAGTTGAAATGGATTATTTACAGCAGCAGCATTTAATGATCAGTGTTGAAAAAAACGGCCCTGATAGATTAGTCAAACAGAGGTTTCCTTTGCGGTTTGGGAAATATTCGGAAATTAGGACCCCGGATTATGAGTTCTGTTTTAATCTGAACGGAGAGATCAAATCAATTCGAGGGCTTAAACCTGATTGGCCCCATCCGGCTGAGCAATTTAAGCGGACGGCCGGAAACGACTGGGTATATTATACTGTTGGTGATAAAAGCGGAGCTGATGGAATTATTTCCTGGATGGGCGAGTATTATTTGCCCTGCCTGCCGTACAGCAGCAATCCGGTTTGGGAAATCAATTATTTTTCCAACCCCGTGGTTATGAATGCCATGGGCCAATGGTCCCAGTTGTTCGGCACCTTGTATATGGCAAATGAAAAAGGTCTGTATCCGCATGCAAGAGGCCTGATCGAACGGATACTGGTCAATGATGATCAAACGCTTTATAAAAAATCCAAACAGCTGAATGAAATCATTGGCCTCAGGGTCTCTGTGCTTCCACCGGATACACGGCATGTGGATTATGATGTGATTCCTCTGACCATAGCCGACGGCTGCCTTTATCATTGCAAATTTTGCTGCGTCAAATCAGATCAGCCATTTCAAAGAAGGTCACAGGAGAGTATCAGGGGGCAGGTCGCGGCCCTGAAAAAACATTTCAGTTCAGATATTATAAATTACCATGGTCTTTTTCTTGGGAATCATGATGCATTGGCTGCAGGTCCTCAATTAATCTGTTTTGCAGCGCAAGAAGCCTATGATGCTTTCGGGTTCAGATCGCGGAAGG
It encodes:
- a CDS encoding radical SAM protein, whose translation is MDYLQQQHLMISVEKNGPDRLVKQRFPLRFGKYSEIRTPDYEFCFNLNGEIKSIRGLKPDWPHPAEQFKRTAGNDWVYYTVGDKSGADGIISWMGEYYLPCLPYSSNPVWEINYFSNPVVMNAMGQWSQLFGTLYMANEKGLYPHARGLIERILVNDDQTLYKKSKQLNEIIGLRVSVLPPDTRHVDYDVIPLTIADGCLYHCKFCCVKSDQPFQRRSQESIRGQVAALKKHFSSDIINYHGLFLGNHDALAAGPQLICFAAQEAYDAFGFRSRKDQRPFLFLFGSVDSLLKSKQSFFEQLNRLPFYTYINIGFESVDKTTLAAIGKPVTVEKVKTAFAKMLQVNKAYHRIEVTGNFVAGDNLSPDHDESLADLLKNADVEGQPKGAIYLSPLKNSPKKRELLSRFYKIKEESRLQVFVYLIQRL